One genomic region from Bos javanicus breed banteng chromosome 14, ARS-OSU_banteng_1.0, whole genome shotgun sequence encodes:
- the SYBU gene encoding syntabulin isoform X5 → MKVYGAYLLSSEADFSSSSSTGSISAPEVPMSAAGSKRSSFSRNRGPHGRSNGASSYKSANSPPSPREKDLLAMLCRNQLSPVNIHPSYAPSSPSSSNSGSYKGSDCSPVMRRSGRYMSCGENHGVKPPNPEQYLTPLQQKEVTVRHLKTKLKESERRLHERESEIVELKSQLARMREDWIEEECHRVEAQLALKEARKEIKQLKQVIETMRSSLADKDKGIQKYFVDINIQNKKLESLLQSMEMAHSGLLRDELCLDFPCESPEKGLALGAALGPTEDALSPEEPATEEGADSELLGADGAGPGEDVLEELVTGAIPEPELPGAEVVALGGEAAALGRGGRRAVAERAVQTDVVPYSPAFSELLRHVLRLQDPWPSSSAATPDEESGDDSTESFPEPISTFVVDLTPRNPNSAILLSPVETPSPAAGPEARGNRLMRELDFAGSEAAAEEEEVRLDGPGPLARAGGIAGRYWSRSFLVDLLAVGAPVVPTVLWAFSTQRGGTDPLYNIGALLRGCCVVALHSLRRTTEHIKT, encoded by the exons TCGAGGTCCCCACGGGCGGAGCAATGGAGCTTCGTCCTACAAGTCTGCCAACAGCCCACCGTCCCCACGGGAGAAGGACCTTCTGGCCATGCTCTGCAGGAACCAGTTGAGTCCCGTTAACATCCACCCCAGTTATGCGCCTTCTTCCCCGAGCAGCAGCAACTCCGGCTCCTACAAAGGAAGTGACTGTAGCCCTGTCATGAG GCGGTCTGGAAGGTACATGTCCTGTGGTGAAAATCATGGTGTCAAACCCCCAAATCCAGAGCAGTACTTGACCCCTCTGCAGCAGAAAGAGGTTACGGTGAGACACCTGAAGACCAAGCTCAAGGAGTCCGAGCGCCGACTGCATGAGAG GGAGAGTGAGATCGTGGAGCTGAAGTCCCAGCTGGCCCGAATGCGCGAGGACTGGATTGAGGAAGAGTGCCACCGGGTGGAGGCCCAGCTGGCCCTCAAGGAGGCCCGGAAGGAGATCAAGCAACTCAAACAGGTCATCGAAACGATGCGGAGCAGCCTGGCCGATAAAGACAAAGGcattcagaaatattttgtgGACATCAACATTCAGAACAAGAAGCTGGAGTCGCTCCTCCAGAGCATGGAGATGGCGCACAGCGGCTTGCTGAGGGACGAGCTGTGCCTCGACTTCCCCTGTGAGTCCCCGGAGAAGGGCTTGGCCCTCGGCGCGGCCTTGGGGCCGACGGAGGATGCTCTGTCCCCGGAGGAGCCGGCCACGGAAGAAGGGGCCGACAGCGAGCTGCTGGGGGCAGACGGCGCGGGCCCCGGCGAGGATGTGTTGGAGGAGCTGGTGACAGGCGCCATCCCGGAGCCGGAGCTGCCAGGAGCCGAGGTCGTGGCGCTGGGCGGCGAGGCGGCGGCGCTGGGCCGCGGAGGGCGCCGCGCGGTGGCGGAGCGGGCGGTGCAGACCGACGTGGTGCCCTACAGCCCGGCCTTCTCCGAGCTCCTCCGGCACGTGCTCCGGCTGCAGGACCCCTGGCCCTCCTCCAGCGCCGCGACCCCCGACGAGGAGTCCGGGGACGACTCGACCGAAAGCTTCCCAGAGCCCATCTCCACCTTCGTGGTCGATTTAACTCCCCGGAATCCAAACTCGGCCATCCTTTTGTCTCCCGTGGAGACCCCGTCCCCCGCGGCGGGTCCCGAGGCTCGTGGGAACCGCCTCATGAGAGAGCTGGATTTTGCGGGCTCGGAGGCGgcggcggaggaggaggaggtgaggctGGACGGCCCGGGCCCACTGGCCCGCGCAGGGGGCATCGCCGGGCGCTACTGGAGCCGCAGCTTCCTGGTGGATCTGCTGGCCGTGGGGGCCCCCGTGGTCCCCACCGTGCTGTGGGCGTTCAGTACTCAGAGGGGGGGCACGGATCCCCTGTACAACATCGGGGCCCTGCTACGGGGCTGCTGCGTGGTGGCCCTGCACTCGCTCCGCCGCACCACCGAGCACATCAAAACCTAA
- the SYBU gene encoding syntabulin isoform X6, which produces MSAAGSKRSSFSRNRGPHGRSNGASSYKSANSPPSPREKDLLAMLCRNQLSPVNIHPSYAPSSPSSSNSGSYKGSDCSPVMRRSGRYMSCGENHGVKPPNPEQYLTPLQQKEVTVRHLKTKLKESERRLHERESEIVELKSQLARMREDWIEEECHRVEAQLALKEARKEIKQLKQVIETMRSSLADKDKGIQKYFVDINIQNKKLESLLQSMEMAHSGLLRDELCLDFPCESPEKGLALGAALGPTEDALSPEEPATEEGADSELLGADGAGPGEDVLEELVTGAIPEPELPGAEVVALGGEAAALGRGGRRAVAERAVQTDVVPYSPAFSELLRHVLRLQDPWPSSSAATPDEESGDDSTESFPEPISTFVVDLTPRNPNSAILLSPVETPSPAAGPEARGNRLMRELDFAGSEAAAEEEEVRLDGPGPLARAGGIAGRYWSRSFLVDLLAVGAPVVPTVLWAFSTQRGGTDPLYNIGALLRGCCVVALHSLRRTTEHIKT; this is translated from the exons TCGAGGTCCCCACGGGCGGAGCAATGGAGCTTCGTCCTACAAGTCTGCCAACAGCCCACCGTCCCCACGGGAGAAGGACCTTCTGGCCATGCTCTGCAGGAACCAGTTGAGTCCCGTTAACATCCACCCCAGTTATGCGCCTTCTTCCCCGAGCAGCAGCAACTCCGGCTCCTACAAAGGAAGTGACTGTAGCCCTGTCATGAG GCGGTCTGGAAGGTACATGTCCTGTGGTGAAAATCATGGTGTCAAACCCCCAAATCCAGAGCAGTACTTGACCCCTCTGCAGCAGAAAGAGGTTACGGTGAGACACCTGAAGACCAAGCTCAAGGAGTCCGAGCGCCGACTGCATGAGAG GGAGAGTGAGATCGTGGAGCTGAAGTCCCAGCTGGCCCGAATGCGCGAGGACTGGATTGAGGAAGAGTGCCACCGGGTGGAGGCCCAGCTGGCCCTCAAGGAGGCCCGGAAGGAGATCAAGCAACTCAAACAGGTCATCGAAACGATGCGGAGCAGCCTGGCCGATAAAGACAAAGGcattcagaaatattttgtgGACATCAACATTCAGAACAAGAAGCTGGAGTCGCTCCTCCAGAGCATGGAGATGGCGCACAGCGGCTTGCTGAGGGACGAGCTGTGCCTCGACTTCCCCTGTGAGTCCCCGGAGAAGGGCTTGGCCCTCGGCGCGGCCTTGGGGCCGACGGAGGATGCTCTGTCCCCGGAGGAGCCGGCCACGGAAGAAGGGGCCGACAGCGAGCTGCTGGGGGCAGACGGCGCGGGCCCCGGCGAGGATGTGTTGGAGGAGCTGGTGACAGGCGCCATCCCGGAGCCGGAGCTGCCAGGAGCCGAGGTCGTGGCGCTGGGCGGCGAGGCGGCGGCGCTGGGCCGCGGAGGGCGCCGCGCGGTGGCGGAGCGGGCGGTGCAGACCGACGTGGTGCCCTACAGCCCGGCCTTCTCCGAGCTCCTCCGGCACGTGCTCCGGCTGCAGGACCCCTGGCCCTCCTCCAGCGCCGCGACCCCCGACGAGGAGTCCGGGGACGACTCGACCGAAAGCTTCCCAGAGCCCATCTCCACCTTCGTGGTCGATTTAACTCCCCGGAATCCAAACTCGGCCATCCTTTTGTCTCCCGTGGAGACCCCGTCCCCCGCGGCGGGTCCCGAGGCTCGTGGGAACCGCCTCATGAGAGAGCTGGATTTTGCGGGCTCGGAGGCGgcggcggaggaggaggaggtgaggctGGACGGCCCGGGCCCACTGGCCCGCGCAGGGGGCATCGCCGGGCGCTACTGGAGCCGCAGCTTCCTGGTGGATCTGCTGGCCGTGGGGGCCCCCGTGGTCCCCACCGTGCTGTGGGCGTTCAGTACTCAGAGGGGGGGCACGGATCCCCTGTACAACATCGGGGCCCTGCTACGGGGCTGCTGCGTGGTGGCCCTGCACTCGCTCCGCCGCACCACCGAGCACATCAAAACCTAA